GTGCCACGAATTGTTCCGGATCACACCTCGTTTGTGACTGTGTCACGTGCCAGTTTATTATATCCTCGCGGTCGAAACCGTACACCATGCCGATGAAGGGGTCCGACTTGACGGAGCTACGAGAGATCGATAGGCGAGAAGACGGTGTTGGATGGATCGCCTATCCGGACGAGCGGATGCAGCGCGCGAGCCATGCACTCGTAGACCGGGCGGAAAACGACGGTGACACCGGAACCAGACAGGATGGTGTTTGGTTGGTCGATCCCGTCGATGCTGACGATCTCGATGAACTGCTCGAGGGATTTGGCGACGTCCTCGGCACGGTTGTGTTGCTTGATAGGCACAAACGCGATGCTGCAGCGATCGCTCGTCGTCACGATGTTGCGGTGCACCGGCCGACGTGGATGAATTCGATCGATGAAGCGATCGATGCACCGATACGTGCGCTGGGCACAACACTCGGTGGAACGGGCTACCGCGTTCGAAAACGACTAGATCTCCCGATCTGGAAAGAAGCGGTGCTGTATCGCCCCGACGATGGGAGTCTCCTCGTACCGGAATCTCTCGGAACGGTCGATTATTTCTGTGCACCCGATGAGCACCTCGGGGTGCATCCGATGCTTCGACTGACGCCGCCAAGCGGTCTCGGCGGACTCGCGGTCGAACGTCTGTTGGTCGGGCACGGTTCCGGGATCACCGACGACACCCAACAAGCGCTCCGGAACGCGATCCGTAGCTCGCGCTCGCGCGCTCCATCGCTCTGCGTGAAATTGCTCCGTGAACGGTTTAGCTGACAGCATCGTCAGGATACACTCCATCCCACCCGACAAGTTATCCAGTTACACACCCAACAGTCGGTGTGCGCTACATCACTCGTGGACTCGCGTCGGTACTGCTCGATTTCGCCCGCGAGCAAGATCCCGAGCAAGTGTCGATCGATCTGACGGTGACGCGCGCAGGGATACTTACGGGTGCCGAATCACTCTCGGCCGAGACGCCGGTATTCACCCACTTCTACCACCCGAGCACCGGTGAATCGGTAACTGCCGTCTTCGGCATGGATCTCGGCATGCCACGCTCACAGGGCCGGTTCGTCTCTCATCCGGACGGCGGACGCGAACTTTCCTTGGAGGACGATCTCCACGAAGTGGTGTTTCTGGCGATCCCGCCGTGGAACGAGATCACTGCGTTCGACCGGAGTGGCAGCTCGCTTCCGGTGACCGTCATCGATGCTGAACCACCGACTGAATCAATCGTGTAGGTAACCGAGATCCTGCAACTGACGGGCGATTTCCTCGAACTCAGCTTCCGAAAGGTTTCCCGAACGTTGGTGTTGGATGACGATGCTTCGGAGAAGGAACCGAACGAGATCGCTCGTACTCGAAAAGCTCGTTCCCTCGATCGTGTCCTCGACGCGGTCGGCGAGATCTTTCGGGATGGAAACCGTTGTGTAGTCCGTCATACGTATGTTCAATCAATCCAATCGGATATACCCTCTCCCTCGCTGGAACGTACCACCAACCATCTGAACGGTATGTGTGGACAGACATCACGGAGCAGGGAGTAGCTTTTCAACGCAGGGGAACATACCGTAGCTAATGAAAGCTCCACCACCCCAAGACAACGGCGTCGGTGATGGGCAGGATATGATCGCGTTCGGCATCGCTGCGCTCGATTCGTACCTCTCCGACGCCGACGTATCGTTTCCAACGGACAAACGAACCCTCAGAGAGACCCTCGGGCACATCGAGGTACCTTACAACGCCACTGGGAATACGATACAGTTAGACACAGCACTGGATCACACGCCAACTCGAGAGTTTGAAACCAAACAGGAACTGTTGAACGAGCTTCATCCAGTGTTCGAGCGGTACCGCCAAGAGGAAGGCAATCAACTCCTCGATCGGATCCGGTCGGTCTTTCCGTTGTGATCAGTTCTCAGCGTCGATCGTCGTGGTCTCTTCAGGTGTTTCGTCCGTCGTTTCGCTCGCTTCTTCCGTGGTGTCGGTCGATTCTTGACGGAGCTGTGTTGCCAGCGCTTGGACTTGTCGAGTGTGTTCTCGGTTCACGGCAACCACCATATCGGACAGCACACCGAACATGAACAGTTGGACGCCGAGAAGGATTGCGAACGCCGAGACCACAGCGAGCGCTTCGTGAGAAATGTGGCGGACGAACCATTCGTATCCCACGAACACGCCGACACCGCTGCCAAACAGGATACTCAATCCACCGACACTCCCGAAGTAAAACAGGGGATTGTTCCTCCGAGCCAGACTGTACAGCGCGTGAATGATCCGGCCACCGTCCCGGATCGGATCGAGGTTCGTCTCCGAATCGGAAGGTCGAGGAGCGTATTCGATCGGAACGACAGTGGTCGGAATCCGATGTTTGACTGCTGCGACCGCCAACTCGGTTTCGATGGTGAATCCATCGGCAGACAGCCTGATCTGTTCGAGCGAATCACGGGTGAACGCCCGGTATCCACTGAGAATATCGCCGAAATCGCGCCCGTGAATCATCGTGAACGCACTGTTGATGAGCCGGTTTCCAAACTGGTTGAGTCGGCTCATCGCTTCGTCGTCCAACTGGGCCAATCGATTCCCGATGACGTGCTCGGCGCGTCCGTCGAACAGTGGTTCGAGGAGTCGGTCGGCGTCGGCGGGATCGTAAGTCGAATCGCCATCGATCAACACGATGTACTTGGTGTCGATGTATTCGAGTCCTTCCCGAACCGCTTGCCCCTTCCCAGAACGGCGTTGCTCGATGACGCGTGCGCCGTGAGCGGCAGCGACCGTCTGAGTGTCGTCGGTCGATCCGCCGTCGATCACGAGAACGTTCGTGTACCCTCGATCGATGAAGCCGTCGACGACCGATCCGATCGTCGGGGCCTCATTGAACGTCGGTATGAGCACACACACGTCATCGAAAGCCATCGATAGCTTACTACTGGCTTGTCCACAAAAACCCCATCGTCTCCCGTCGATCAGTCTAGTTGGCCATCCATGGCGCCGAGTAGTTCGATGAAGACGGGGAACGCTTTGCCTCGAGTGATAGTGTCCCGGTCGTGGCGCTTGAGAACGTTCTCGTCTGCAAGATGAGGAATGTCCCGCTGGCGAACCGCTTGGTAGGCGTGGCGATACGTTTGGTGATTTACCTTATGGAGCGGAAGATCTTGCTCAACGGCCGCACACACGCGCGCAAGCTCTGACGTTTCCACGGCGGCGTCGGGAGGAAGCTGCCCCATATACCGAATCATCGTCCGACGACGGAAGTTGATAATCGATTCGAACACCGCTGTATCGTCGGGCAGCGATCGAAGTGACTCCGTGTGGATCGTCAACTCACCCGTCATTGGAAATCACCCACCAGACGAAGCAACGTATGCAGCCATCCTTGTTTAATAAATACGTTATTAGTATCTCCAATCATGATATAACAATAGTACTCCATGATAAATAATCTTTCACTCTGACAATTATATCGATAGTGAAATTAACGTGAGGTACACCGTCAGTTCGAGCAGTATCGGGAGCCGAAACGAGGGACGGACACCGGAACATCAATGTTGCCAATGACCACACATTATGATATTGACGGTAGCGCGCTTGATAACGCTGAAGTGTACACTCGTCCGAGTAGCGGTTAATGCAACAAGAAACGGAATCGGCTCAGCTCACGTTCGAAGATCTGAGCGTCGTGATGGGAACGTACAACGAAGAGGAGTCGATTGGAGTCGTCCTTGAGGACATCGAGCGGGTAACCGACGGCGATGCGGAGATCATCTGTGTCGACGGTTCGAGCGATCGCACGCCCGAGATCGCCCGAGAACACGGGGCAACCGTCATCGAGCAAAAGCCGCAAGGATACGGTGTAGCCGTTCGGGAGGCCGTTTTGAGCGCGAACCGACCGGTGGTCGTCACGACTGATTGCGATGACACGTATCCGATGGAGGCACTTGGCGATTTCCTCTCGTTGATCAATGAGGGATACGACGTGGTTAGTGGTGACCGACTGTACCACGGGGCTGAGAAGATGCCCGCGTTCAATCGGTTTGGAAACGCAGCGTTCGCACTGCTCGCCAGCGGGTTGATGGGTGAACGTGTCCACGACACGACGACGGGAATGCGCGCCTACCGACGAGAAGTCGTCCAACAGATCAAGTGGACCGAAAACACCGGGCTTTCCGCAGAGCTGCTCATTCGACCGTTGATGCGGGGTTACAACGTCCGTGAACGACCGATCACGTACCGCGAACGTCGTGGCGAAACCAAACTCGACCCGATCGAGGGCGGGCTGGCGATCGCCAAATCCATCGTGAAAGTGTGTTTACAAGAGCGACTGCGATGAGCGACAGAACGGACGACGCTCTTTGCAGGCAGACGTTCGGGCCGCGCGGTGCGTAGCTCGTTTTCGATCCGTTCACGAACGAGGACGGAACCCTCGCCTCCCGAGCGAGCGAAAGAGGACTGGTTACCCGCTGGTTCCAGTTCGGTTGTCGGAACTCTCAGTGTACGTCGTGTTCATAGCAGCGCCTCCGGGGTATTTCTCTCCCGGAATGTACGTTCCCTTGTGTCCACAGTAGCGCGCATCATCACATATTTTCCGTTCGTTGGGCCACAGGATGCGGGTGTTGGTAGCGTTCGGATCGACGTCCACCTGATACCAGTAGGTGAGAATGTCGCCGTTGGGTCGATCGAAGGTGATCGCCAGCGTCACCCTGGTAGACCCGTTGATCCCGATCGATGTGGACGATAACCCCTGTGACGTCGAGGGGGCAAGGGCTGCACCGTTCAAGGGAGGTTCCCGTTCGTACTCGTCCGATCGCTGCGCAACGGCCATCTCGTTGATGGAATCGAGGGTAGCGTGTGTCCCGTTGATCGACCATGTGACGTCGAACGAACCGTTGATCGTCCGCTCCGTTTCGTTGACCGGAGGCTCCCAGACAACCCGATCGTTTCCGGTCCTGATCTGAACGGACGACACCTCTCCGACCGGGGTGACGGTCGTGGTGAGCTGGTGAGAACTATCGTTGTGTACGGTCAGTGGATGGAGATGAGGAGTAACGACGCCGGGCCACTGCCCGCGGTACGTGAATCGATAGGGGGTTCGATTGGAATAGGCATCGAGCGTAAGGAAGTTCAGACCGGGCCCTCGGTCCTGGGCGTACAACACCGGTCCCTTCTCAAGCGATCCACCGTTTCGAAGCTGTTGGAACGGGTGGGACAGCCACGGTCCGTATGTGGTCGGCATCAAAACGAGCGCGTTCTCGAACGTCCGATTCTCGAACGGCGCGGCCACGGACCGTTGCTGTTCGGTAGTAGACGCGTGTTTTTCGATGGCTGTGTCCATCCGGCTGTACTCCGCGCTTGCACCGACCAACGCAGAGATAGCCATCAGCACAAGGAACAAGACACGTATCTGCTGTGAGGAAAACTGTCGTGAAAGGTGCGATCGAAGGGTTCGACCGAGCCAAAGCATGCCGGCGCTTCCGAACACCGACAGTGGTAAGACGAGATCAAAGTGATAGAACGGACCGAACCGGCTCATGAAGCCGTCAGTGGGGTTAGCAACGGCTCCAAGCGTGTTGAACGTTCCCCAAAAGTAGATGTTACCGAGTAGGATCGACAGGCCGGTTCCGAGCAGTATAATCCCGAGCGTGCGATCGGACAGTCGGGCTGTCCGACGCTGTCGATAACCGAGCACGAACGCGAACACACCGATCGCCGCGAGGAGCGAACCGAGCGGCGGTGCAGCCGTCCACCGTGTGAACAGCTCGGCGATGAGATGTTTGTTCGCCCGCCACGCCAGTTCGATCGTGTATTCGATCTCGCGGCCGCGCAGCTTCCGGTCACCAAAGCCCAGCCCATCCAACGGGGCGAACGCCTGATATGGAAACACGAGCGCGTCCCCGGTCATCACGTGGTTGTACGCCAGCGCAACCCCGACACCAACGATCCCGAGGACGCCGATGATCGCTTCCCGTTGGATCGTCGGCGTCCAAAACGAGCGCTGGTAGAGATCCTGTCCGACAACGGTTGCGGCGTGAACGACGAACGGAAAGGCGAACAGCACCGCCGTGTACGATCGAGAGAAAAACGCAAGCCCGATAGCGATTCCCGCGAGCACCGCGTACCGCTTGCTCTCCCGACGGAACATACGGACGTATCCGAGGGCGAACAGCAGGTTCAACAGCGTCGTGGGTGCGTACGCCATAAACGTCGCGGAGATAAACAGGAAAAACGGCGTTATGAGGGCGAACCCCGCGGCGAGAATGCCCGTTTGACGATCGAACACCTCGCTAGCGAGCGTACCGACGAGTGCGATGTTGCCCGCCGCGATCAGGCCGAGTATTATCCGAGGCATCCCAACCATGACGCCCGGGGCGTACATGAGCGCGGCAACCGGTGTATACTTGGGGTAGAGGCGCTGTCCATCCTGGACGAAAAACCACGGCCGGACGGCGTCCGGAACCACGCTCGTGAGCCAGAGATTACCTTCGAGGAGCATCGCAGCCTGCTGAAGATAGACGCCTTCGTCGTGGTTCGAAGACAAATACGGAAGCAAATCGTGAGCAATGAGAAACACCACGATCCCGCCAAGCACGGACAGAGCAGCGATACCGACGCGAAACGCCCGCTTAGATTCCATCCTCGCCTCCCACGTTACCGTACTGCTCATTGCTGGCGCTGTCCGTCTCACCGAAGTCGGCAGGTACGAATGAATCGTTCTGTATCAGATACGTATCCATTGGATCGATGACAGTCGTGACTCCACTCCGAATCGAAATCGATGAACGACCCTATTGGGTCCAACCCACGTTCGAGTCGATCAATCGTCAGTCGCGGTAACGCTTGCGCGCGGATGCTCGGAGAGCGGCGTCAACTCGTCGAGACAGTCGAGCCACTCGTGCATGTACTCTCCGACGTAGACGAGGAAGTCGTCGTTGTTGTACTCGCCGTCGTGTTGGACGAGGGCGGACGCCATGGCGTCGAACGCCTCCGCGTAGGTGCTCGCGTCGTCTCCGACCGCATCGACGATCTCCCAGACGTGCTCGTTGAGTTCGAGCGCGGGAACCTCGTTGTTGAGATCGTCGAACGTCGAGCGCGCCGCCTTGTTGTGTTCACACAGCGGGTAGCCGTTGTACACCTGTTTGCCGAGAATGTCACATGCCCGCTTCAAGAAGACGCCGCTCCAGATGTCGTCGAATCGACCGACATCCCACGGATTGTCATCCATCGGAAGCTGGTAGAACGCAGGGACGACTTCGCGGCGAAACGCGAGATTCATCGAGCAGACGGTGAGATACTGTCCCGATTGGGCTACGAAGTCCCCGTCGAAGTCTGCCATCGACGTGCGGGTTTGGGCCTGACCTTGTAGATCACCATCCATCAGGATGCGAACGGCGTCGAGGTCGGGAACGTTCGTCCAGAGACCCTGCGAGGCGACGACGCTGTCAACGTGTTCGGTGTCCGTCTCCACCGATTCATCCATCGCGCTGTAGGGGTACCCCCGCGGATACAACCCGTGATCGTCGAAGTTCTGATAGAGAACGTTCACCCACTGTTTCTCGGAGGCAACACTCTCGATCTCTCCTTCGAACGCGATGTTTTCGAAATGACGCCCGAAGAAGTCGAATTCCTCGTGGGGCAGCGTGTCATCGTCGATGAAAAAGCCGTACTCGTACTCCGAATTCGCCCACATGTACAGCAGACCGAAACTCGTCTCGGCGTGGCTGGCAGCGGGGACGAGATGGGAGTACTCGCTGATATCGTGGCTGTCATACCACGACTCGCGGCGTGAGCCGTCAAAGACCGCACCGGCGACGTCCTCTTCTGCAAGCATCGACTCCATCTCATCCGTGTCGCAGAAATCTTCTGTGACTAACAAGAAAAACAGCCGGTCGAGATCGAAACCGTGCTCGCGGGCGTTTGCAACGTACGCTCGCACACATTCATACTCCCTAATTGTCGGGATAATAACACACGTGTCTACAGTCATTCCGTATCAACCCCTACCTAGGATATCCAAAAGTAGCTGTTGGTTGCGATCGAAGAATCATCTCTATCTTACGAGTTAGTATTTCCATAATCCTATAGATGATTGTATTACGATATTCGGATGCGCGTAGAACATACGCTTATTATGGGCGATGTTGTAGGGAGAAATGTGAGACAACGATGAAGGAGTTTATCCAACTGAATGTGTTTATAGAAAGAACAAAACGGCGGGGATGCGAGCGATCAACGCCACACGTATAAAAAATATTAAGGTTATAACGGAGCAAATTCAGATACCATGTCGTTGGAAGAGAAGACGTGTGTGGTAACCGGTGCCTCCAGAGGTATCGGACGAGGAATCGCCGAGGAGTTAGGCCGTGCTGGAGGAGACGTTGTGGTCAACTACCACACGTCCGAAGCACAGGCACACGATGTCGTCGACGCTATCGAGGAATCTGGTGGTAACGCGATCGCCGTTCAGGGCAACGTCTCCGAAATCGATGAAATGGAGGCGATGTGCGAGACGACTCGACGGGTGTTCGGACCGGCGGAAGTGGTTGTGAACAACGCTGGGATCACGGCCGATCAGACGTTCGATAACATGACGACCGAAGAGTGGCAGTCGGTCGTTTCGGTCAATCTCAACGGCGCGTTCAACTGCATCAAGGCGTATTTCGATGATGTGTACAACGCCGATACGGGACGAGTGATCAACGTTTCGTCGATGGTCGGTTTGAAAGGCAACTACGGGCAAGCCAACTATGCGGCCGCAAAAAGCGGACTGTTCGGACTTACCCGCACTCTGGCCCTCGAAATGTCCAAATCAGGGACAACCGTTAATTGCATTGCTCCCGGATTCACCAAAACTGATATGCTCGAAGATGTCCCTAAAGAGATCCAAGAGTCTATTCTGGATCAGATTCCATTGAATCGGTTCGCAGAACCGAAAGATATCGCTGGACTCGTCCGGTATCTCGCAGGGTCTCGTTCCGGCTACATGACCGGGCAGATCCTTCCGATCACCGGTGGCATGGAGTGGTAAACCGATGAGTAACGAACTGACGCCCACTCACAAAGCAGACGTGAGCGAATCGGAGTGGGAAGCGATCGAGGAGTTGCGTCGTCGTCGTGAACGGTCGCGTGAAGGTGGCGGAAAAGATCGGATCGAATCCCAGCACGAAAAGGGCAAGATGACCGCCTACGAGCGGATCGAATACTTGCTTGATCCCGGAACGTTCCGGGAGATCGCGCCGTTTTCCGAACACCGGTGTACGGAGTTCGGAATGGACGACAAGCAGTTTCCCGGCGATGCGGTGGTGACGGGATACGGTGAGATCCACGGCCGTAAGACGTTCGTGTTCGCGCACGATTTCACGGTGCTCGGTGGATCGGTGGGTGAGGTCGTCGCCGACAAGATCTGCCGCGTGATGGATCAGGCTGTGGACGCAGGCGTGCCCGTCATCGGACTGAACGACTCCGGTGGTGCGCGCATTCAGGAAGGAGTCGATTCACTCGGTGGATTTGCTCGGATTTTCAAGCGGAACACCGATGCCAGCGGTGTGATTCCGCAGATCTCATGTATCATGGGTCCCTGTGCGGGTGGAGCAACCTACTCGCCCGCGCTCACCGATTTCACGTTCATGGTCGATCAGACCAGCCACATGATGATCACCGGCCCGGACGTGATAGAGACCGTCACGGGCGAACAGATCTCGATGGCCGAACTCGGTGGTGCGACGGCTCATACGAACAAAAGCGGCGTCGCACACATGGGGTACCGAACTGAGACCGACGCGCTGGATGGGATCCGTCGGCTGCTGTCGTATCTCCCACAAAACAACATGGAAGATCCGCCTACGCTTGATCCGTGGGACGATCCCGATCGGACCTGTGATCGGCTGACTGAGATCGTTCCGACGGATGCGAAAAAGCCCTACGACATGAACGACGCGATCGGTGAAATCGTCGACGAAGGGTCGTTTTTCGAGGTTCACGATCGATTTGCTCGAAGTATCGTCGTGGGATTCGCCCGCCTGGACGGACAGGCGGTCGGGGTCGTCGCCAATCAGCCCCGTGCGATGGCGGGCACGATCGACATCGACGCCAGCGCGAAGGCCGCCAGATTCGTCCGCTTCTGTGATTCGTACAACCTCCCGATCATCACCCTTGTCGACACGCCCGGCTTCCTGCCCGGCACCGACCAGGAACACAACGGAATCATCCGCCATGGAGCAAAGCTGATCTACGCGTACGCGGAAGCGACCGTCCCGTTGCTCACGGTCATCACCCGGAAAGCCTACGGCGGCGCGTACATCGTCATGGGATCGAAGGAGCTAGGAGCCGACCGAACCTACGCGTGGCCCACCGCCGAGCTGGCAGTGCTCGGACCGAAAGGCGCGGTCAACATCCTCTACCGGAAGGAACTCGCGGCCGCAGACGACACCGACACCAAACGCGAAGCCTTGATCGAGGAGTATCGCGAGGAATTCGCCAATCCTTATAAACCTGCCGAGCGGGGATACATCGACAACGTGATCGAACCGCAGGTGACTCGCAGGCGACTCATCGACGACCTTGATCTCCTCAATACCAAACGTGGAGAAACACATCCCAAAGATCACGGTAATATTCCACTGTAATGGCACTCAACACGCACACAGATTCTACTTCAAACAGCGCACAAACTATGTCAAAAACGGATGCATCAACGACGGGGACGCCCGAGAACGGGGCAGCTGATTCCGATCTCGGGTCGGAGCACAGTTCGACGACCACGGCCACGACCACGACCATGGAAACGGAAAACGATCGTGAGAAAGGCAACGGGCACAGGCGTCTGATCGATATCCCTTCGAACGCGACCGACGGAGAGGCTGCGGCGCTTACAGCGTGTTTGAGCGCGTATCTCCGCGAACAGCGCGCGGCCGCAGCCACCGACGATGGACAGGACGACGTGCTGGCTGATGGCTGGTCGCTTGCGAGTCGGTATGACTGTGATACGTACGCTGATTTACCACGGTCGGTGACTCGCGGCGAGGAATGGAAGATGGCCGGACGGACCGGGAGGTGGCGGTAAGATGCGAGACGTCGCCGTCATCGGCGCGTCGATGTCGAAGTTCGGTCAGCGCGAGGCGTGGCTTCAGGAACTCCTCGCACAGGCCGGAACTGCCTGTTTACGGGATGGGAACGTCGATCCGGAGGAGATCGAACACCTGTACGTCTCGAACATGGCCAGCGGCGAGTTCGAAGGACAGACGGGCGCATCGAACGCGCTGGCCCACGATATTGGCGTACTACCAGCA
The sequence above is drawn from the Halocatena salina genome and encodes:
- a CDS encoding ribbon-helix-helix domain-containing protein; this encodes MTDYTTVSIPKDLADRVEDTIEGTSFSSTSDLVRFLLRSIVIQHQRSGNLSEAEFEEIARQLQDLGYLHD
- the aglJ gene encoding S-layer glycoprotein N-glycosyltransferase AglJ, whose product is MAFDDVCVLIPTFNEAPTIGSVVDGFIDRGYTNVLVIDGGSTDDTQTVAAAHGARVIEQRRSGKGQAVREGLEYIDTKYIVLIDGDSTYDPADADRLLEPLFDGRAEHVIGNRLAQLDDEAMSRLNQFGNRLINSAFTMIHGRDFGDILSGYRAFTRDSLEQIRLSADGFTIETELAVAAVKHRIPTTVVPIEYAPRPSDSETNLDPIRDGGRIIHALYSLARRNNPLFYFGSVGGLSILFGSGVGVFVGYEWFVRHISHEALAVVSAFAILLGVQLFMFGVLSDMVVAVNREHTRQVQALATQLRQESTDTTEEASETTDETPEETTTIDAEN
- a CDS encoding DUF7344 domain-containing protein, giving the protein MTGELTIHTESLRSLPDDTAVFESIINFRRRTMIRYMGQLPPDAAVETSELARVCAAVEQDLPLHKVNHQTYRHAYQAVRQRDIPHLADENVLKRHDRDTITRGKAFPVFIELLGAMDGQLD
- a CDS encoding dolichyl-phosphate hexose transferase, with protein sequence MQQETESAQLTFEDLSVVMGTYNEEESIGVVLEDIERVTDGDAEIICVDGSSDRTPEIAREHGATVIEQKPQGYGVAVREAVLSANRPVVVTTDCDDTYPMEALGDFLSLINEGYDVVSGDRLYHGAEKMPAFNRFGNAAFALLASGLMGERVHDTTTGMRAYRREVVQQIKWTENTGLSAELLIRPLMRGYNVRERPITYRERRGETKLDPIEGGLAIAKSIVKVCLQERLR
- a CDS encoding DUF7846 domain-containing protein → MSSTVTWEARMESKRAFRVGIAALSVLGGIVVFLIAHDLLPYLSSNHDEGVYLQQAAMLLEGNLWLTSVVPDAVRPWFFVQDGQRLYPKYTPVAALMYAPGVMVGMPRIILGLIAAGNIALVGTLASEVFDRQTGILAAGFALITPFFLFISATFMAYAPTTLLNLLFALGYVRMFRRESKRYAVLAGIAIGLAFFSRSYTAVLFAFPFVVHAATVVGQDLYQRSFWTPTIQREAIIGVLGIVGVGVALAYNHVMTGDALVFPYQAFAPLDGLGFGDRKLRGREIEYTIELAWRANKHLIAELFTRWTAAPPLGSLLAAIGVFAFVLGYRQRRTARLSDRTLGIILLGTGLSILLGNIYFWGTFNTLGAVANPTDGFMSRFGPFYHFDLVLPLSVFGSAGMLWLGRTLRSHLSRQFSSQQIRVLFLVLMAISALVGASAEYSRMDTAIEKHASTTEQQRSVAAPFENRTFENALVLMPTTYGPWLSHPFQQLRNGGSLEKGPVLYAQDRGPGLNFLTLDAYSNRTPYRFTYRGQWPGVVTPHLHPLTVHNDSSHQLTTTVTPVGEVSSVQIRTGNDRVVWEPPVNETERTINGSFDVTWSINGTHATLDSINEMAVAQRSDEYEREPPLNGAALAPSTSQGLSSTSIGINGSTRVTLAITFDRPNGDILTYWYQVDVDPNATNTRILWPNERKICDDARYCGHKGTYIPGEKYPGGAAMNTTYTESSDNRTGTSG
- a CDS encoding alpha-1 4-glucan-protein synthase, with protein sequence MTVDTCVIIPTIREYECVRAYVANAREHGFDLDRLFFLLVTEDFCDTDEMESMLAEEDVAGAVFDGSRRESWYDSHDISEYSHLVPAASHAETSFGLLYMWANSEYEYGFFIDDDTLPHEEFDFFGRHFENIAFEGEIESVASEKQWVNVLYQNFDDHGLYPRGYPYSAMDESVETDTEHVDSVVASQGLWTNVPDLDAVRILMDGDLQGQAQTRTSMADFDGDFVAQSGQYLTVCSMNLAFRREVVPAFYQLPMDDNPWDVGRFDDIWSGVFLKRACDILGKQVYNGYPLCEHNKAARSTFDDLNNEVPALELNEHVWEIVDAVGDDASTYAEAFDAMASALVQHDGEYNNDDFLVYVGEYMHEWLDCLDELTPLSEHPRASVTATDD
- the fabG gene encoding 3-oxoacyl-ACP reductase FabG, which produces MSLEEKTCVVTGASRGIGRGIAEELGRAGGDVVVNYHTSEAQAHDVVDAIEESGGNAIAVQGNVSEIDEMEAMCETTRRVFGPAEVVVNNAGITADQTFDNMTTEEWQSVVSVNLNGAFNCIKAYFDDVYNADTGRVINVSSMVGLKGNYGQANYAAAKSGLFGLTRTLALEMSKSGTTVNCIAPGFTKTDMLEDVPKEIQESILDQIPLNRFAEPKDIAGLVRYLAGSRSGYMTGQILPITGGMEW
- a CDS encoding acyl-CoA carboxylase subunit beta — encoded protein: MSNELTPTHKADVSESEWEAIEELRRRRERSREGGGKDRIESQHEKGKMTAYERIEYLLDPGTFREIAPFSEHRCTEFGMDDKQFPGDAVVTGYGEIHGRKTFVFAHDFTVLGGSVGEVVADKICRVMDQAVDAGVPVIGLNDSGGARIQEGVDSLGGFARIFKRNTDASGVIPQISCIMGPCAGGATYSPALTDFTFMVDQTSHMMITGPDVIETVTGEQISMAELGGATAHTNKSGVAHMGYRTETDALDGIRRLLSYLPQNNMEDPPTLDPWDDPDRTCDRLTEIVPTDAKKPYDMNDAIGEIVDEGSFFEVHDRFARSIVVGFARLDGQAVGVVANQPRAMAGTIDIDASAKAARFVRFCDSYNLPIITLVDTPGFLPGTDQEHNGIIRHGAKLIYAYAEATVPLLTVITRKAYGGAYIVMGSKELGADRTYAWPTAELAVLGPKGAVNILYRKELAAADDTDTKREALIEEYREEFANPYKPAERGYIDNVIEPQVTRRRLIDDLDLLNTKRGETHPKDHGNIPL